The Coffea arabica cultivar ET-39 chromosome 4e, Coffea Arabica ET-39 HiFi, whole genome shotgun sequence genome includes a window with the following:
- the LOC113741092 gene encoding glutathione S-transferase U10-like: MESQYANHSPFLNILMKSGQILQTISKLYEPENEGNEKIVEEVHEKIKILEDGVKEFYFPEGCPVDISAEKLGILDIMVFATFAGYKAQEQVLGVKVVDAEKTPLIYSWLQALNEVPVIKESAVPHDHLVGLFQFLT; the protein is encoded by the exons ATGGAAAGCCAGTATGCGAATCACTCGCCATTCTTGAATATCTTGATGAAGTCTGGACAA ATTTTACAGACCATTTCCAAACTCTACGAGCCCGAAAACGAAGGAAATGAGAAAATCGTTGAAGAAGTGCATGAGAAgattaaaattttagaagaTGGTGTGAAGGAATTCTACTTCCCAGAGGGATGTCCAGTCGATATCAGTGCTGAAAAGTTAGGGATCCTAGACATCATGGTTTTTGCAACGTTTGCTGGCTACAAGGCACAGGAACAGGTTCTTGGTGTGAAGGTTGTCGATGCTGAGAAGACTCCACTCATCTACTCATGGCTTCAAGCTCTGAATGAGGTGCCTGTGATCAAGGAATCTGCAGTTCCTCATGACCATCTGGTTGGTCTTTTTCAGTTCCTGACATAA
- the LOC113741093 gene encoding uncharacterized protein: protein MGLGNTIVEKNESSNQDRAKVMIFLRHHLNEGLKIEYLTVKDPLVLWQDLKERFDHLKLVVLPKARYDWLYLRLQDFKSVNEYNSAMFRITSQLSLCGEKVTDEDMLEKTFSTFHVSNMLLQQQYREKGFKKYSELIACLLLAEQNNELLLKNLESRPTGASPFPEANATQFQNSGRGRGRGRRGGRGGGRGRGRGRGRDRSKFVPRENFNRGKQQNVFQKRENNYDQKNGEKKVYEEKCYRCGMEGHWSRTCRTAEHRVDLYQASLKKKDKGVETNFIDQKNDYDDGDDADMTHLDVADFFEHPEDVNKYPMII from the coding sequence ATGGGTCTTGGTAATACTATTGTAGAAAAAAATGAATCATCAAACCAAGACCGTGCCAAAGTTATGATTTTCCTTCGTCATCATTTAAATGAAGGATTAAAAATAGAGTATCTTACTGTCAAAGATCCTCTTGTCCTTTGGCAAGATTTGAAAGAAAGATTCGACCACCTGAAGTTGGTCGTTCTTCCAAAAGCCCGATATGATTGGCTTTACCTACGGCTGCAAGATTTTAAATCTGTCAACGAATATAATTCAGCCATGTTCAGAATTACTTCTCAATTATCATTATGTGGCGAAAAAGTCACTGATGAAGATATGTTGGAGAAAACATTTTCTACTTTTCATGTCTCTAACATGCTCCTGCAGCAGCAATATCGAGAGAAGgggtttaaaaaatattctgaacTTATTGCATGTCTTCTCTTGGCTGAACAAAACAATGAATTGTTGCTGAAAAATCTTGAGTCCCGACCAACTGGTGCAAGTCCATTCCCTGAAGCAAATGCGACCCAATTTCAAAATTCtggtcgaggtcgtggacgtggccgtagAGGTGGCCGTGGAGGAGGCcgcggacgtggtcgtggccgtggacgTGATCGTAGTAAATTTGTGCCCCGTGAAAATTTTAACCGTGGCAAACAACAAAATGTTTTCCAAAAGAGGGAAAATAACTACGAtcagaaaaatggagaaaagaaagtttatgaagaaaaatgctaCCGATGTGGTATGGAAGGTCATTGGTCCCGTACCTGTCGTACGGCTGAACATCGTGTTGACCTCTATCAAGCatcattgaaaaagaaagacaaaggtGTTGAGACAAATTTCATTGATCAAAAGAATGACTATGATGATGGTGATGATGCTGATATGACACACCTCGATGTTGCTGATTTTTTTGAGCATCCTGAAGATGTCAACAAATATCCCATGATTATTTAG
- the LOC113741242 gene encoding glutathione S-transferase U9-like, with translation MGEENKVILLGNWSSPFVQRVELALKTKGIPFEYVEEDLSNKSALLLKYNPVHKKVPVLVHNGKPVCESLVILEFIDETWQNGPHLLPKNPYERAKVRFWVAYIHQLLESMAKLYTPDKEAREKALKEVHEKLRVLEDGMKENFPGGSPDVRAKKLEILDIMMIATVGSFKTHEEALGVQILDPERNPLAFSWVQALNELPVVKESNPPYEKLIALLQSLKESGMKFYN, from the exons ATGGGAGAAGAAAACAAAGTGATTCTGCTTGGAAATTGGTCAAGCCCTTTTGTTCAGAGAGTGGAATTGGCTCTCAAAACCAAAGGCATTCCGTTTGAGTACGTGGAAGAGGATTTGAGCAACAAAAGTGCTTTGCTCCTCAAGTATAATCCAGTACACAAGAAGGTTCCTGTTCTTGTCCATAATGGAAAGCCAGTATGTGAATCTCTAGTTATTCTTGAATTTATTGATGAAACCTGGCAAAATGGACCTCACCTCCTGCCTAAGAATCCTTATGAAAGAGCCAAAGTTCGCTTTTGGGTAGCTTATATCCATCAG CTGTTAGAAAGCATGGCCAAACTCTACACACCTGACAAAGAGGCACGAGAGAAAGCCCTTAAAGAAGTGCATGAGAAGCTGAGAGTTTTGGAAGATGGCATGAAGGAAAACTTTCCAGGGGGAAGTCCTGATGTCCGTGCCAAAAAGCTGGAAATCCTAGATATCATGATGATTGCAACTGTTGGTTCCTTCAAGACACACGAAGAGGCTCTCGGTGTACAGATTTTGGATCCGGAGAGGAATCCACTCGCATTTTCGTGGGTGCAAGCTCTCAATGAGCTGCCTGTAGTGAAGGAAAGTAACCCTCCATATGAAAAGTTGATTGCTCTTCTTCAATCCCTAAAAGAAAGTGGCATGAAATTCTACAATTGA
- the LOC113742919 gene encoding glutathione S-transferase U10 gives MGEEDRVILHGMWASTYVKRVELALKIKGIPFEYVEEDLSNKSALLLKYNPVQKKVPVLVHNGKPICESLVILEYIDETWPSHGLQLLPKDPYERARVRFWAAYIQQLLESMAKLFNPDHKEAQEKALEEMYEKQRILEEGMREFFPEESPNVHPEKLGILDIMIVSTLGAFRAQEEALGVKTLDPEKNPLLFSWVEALIQLPVVKEIIPPFEKLVSLLQFIKQNGIRF, from the exons atgggagagGAAGACAGAGTGATTCTCCATGGAATGTGGGCTAGCACTTATGTGAAAAGAGTGGAATTGGCTCTGAAAATCAAAGGCATACCCTTTGAGTATGTGGAGGAAGATTTGAGCAACAAGAGTGCTTTGCTCCTAAAATACAATCCAGTTCAAAAGAAAGTTCCTGTTCTTGTCCACAATGGAAAACCAATATGTGAATCCCTTGTTATTCTTGAATATATTGATGAAACTTGGCCAAGTCATGGACTTCAACTCTTGCCTAAGGATCCATATGAAAGAGCCAGAGTTCGTTTCTGGGCTGCTTATATCCAACAG CTGCTGGAGAGCATGGCGAAACTATTCAATCCTGATCACAAGGAAGCACAAGAGAAAGCCCTTGAAGAAATGTACGAGAAACAAAGGATATTGGAAGAGGGAATGAGAGAATTCTTTCCAGAGGAAAGTCCTAATGTTCACCCTGAAAAGTTGGGCATTCTAGATATCATGATTGTTTCAACACTTGGAGCCTTCAGGGCACAAGAGGAGGCTCTTGGCGTAAAGACTCTTGACCCTGAAAAGAATCCACTCTTATTCTCATGGGTGGAAGCTCTGATTCAGCTGCCTGTGGTGAAGGAAATTATCCCACCTTTTGAGAAGTTGGTTTCTCTTCTTCAGTTTATCAAACAAAATGGCATCAGATTCTGA
- the LOC113741182 gene encoding pentatricopeptide repeat-containing protein At1g74600, chloroplastic — MNFHIPRRFEPKISALGRRFVSSLPVRENPSIFCDQNVNNVTKPNPFHILKDPNKPRKVKLKDTKIVHANLLRTHDLYLDMFRTNYLLDCYFECGSTKYAFNLFDEIPDPNSVSWNLMLSGCNKNMLFEDSWRSFCEMHRFGLEMGEYTYGSVFSACGALGCVLQGEQIYGISIKKGFFSNGYVRVGMMGLFSESGRFDNALRVFYDVPCDNVACWNAIISGAVKNMEYWVALDIFSNMCHRLIMPNEFTISSVVTACAALKDFDFGRGVQAWMIKCGIKEDVFLGTAILSFYAKSGCMDDAVRQFWFMPVRNVVSWTTMISGFAQNGDFVSAVEFFRQMRNMNVDINQYTITSVLIACANPDAVKEAIQIHCWIFKTGFYSDSVVKASLINLYAKIGAIDASEIVFLESEGMKHLSTCGTMISAFAQHKSSKQAVNLFHRMLQEDVKPDKFCTTSVLGIIDSLNMGRQIHTYTIKTGLVFDVSAGSSLFTMYSKCGSLEESYNVFNLLERKDTISWALMITGFVQNGSATKAIYCFREMLSEEIVPNEMTLTAILTACSALCLLRTGREVHGFSLRNYMGDQASVGSALVSMYSKCGILSSARRVFDMIPRKDQFMGSAMVSGYAQGGHPEEAIHLFCDMLVDGLVIDAFTLSGVIGCLADLGRLGIGSQIHALVIKMGFESEVSVGSSLLVMYSKIGSIEDCRKAFQQIKAPDIISWTALIASYARHGKGTEALQIYELMKESGTNPDSVTFVAVLSACSHCGLIEEGFFHFSSMKKDYGIEPGYRHYSCMVDLLGRAGRLKDAESFITSMPITPDALIWGTLLASCKVHGDVDLAKLAAEKVMELETHEAGTYVSMANICADMGQWDNVLKLRSEMAGTEVIKEPGWSSL, encoded by the coding sequence ATGAATTTCCACATTCCTCGGCGTTTTGAACCCAAAATCTCAGCTTTAGGCCGCAGATTTGTCTCATCCCTTCCAGTACGTGAAAACCCATCAATTTTTTGCGACCAAAATGTTAATAATGTCACCAAACCGAACCCTTTTCACATCCTTAAGGACCCCAACAAGCCAAGAAAAGTCAAGCTTAAAGATACTAAAATCGTTCACGCAAATTTACTGAGAACCCATGATCTTTACTTGGATATGTTTCGAACAAATTATTTGCTTGATTGTTACTTCGAATGTGGTAGTACAAAATATGCATTTAACTTATTTGATGAAATTCCTGACCCAAATTCTGTTTCTTGGAATTTGATGTTGTCTGGTTGTAACAAAAATATGTTGTTTGAGGACTCATGGAGGTCTTTTTGTGAGATGCATCggtttggtttggaaatggggGAGTATACTTATGGGAGTGTGTTTTCTGCGTGTGGAGCTTTGGGATGCGTGCTGCAGGGAGAGCAAATTTATGGGATTTCGATAAAAAAGGGATTTTTTTCGAATGGGTATGTCAGGGTTGGAATGATGGGTCTGTTTTCGGAGAGTGGTAGGTTTGACAATGCTTTGAGGGTATTTTATGATGTTCCTTGTGACAATGTGGCTTGTTGGAACGCTATTATTTCCGGAGCCGTGAAAAATATGGAGTATTGGGTTGCTTTGGATATTTTTAGTAACATGTGCCATCGGCTAATCATGCCTAATGAATTTACTATTTCAAGTGTTGTAACTGCTTGTGCTGCTCTTAAAGATTTTGATTTTGGTAGAGGGGTTCAAGCATGGATGATTAAGTGTGGTATAAAAGAAGATGTTTTCTTAGGCACTGCTATTCTTAGTTTTTATGCTAAATCTGGGTGTATGGATGATGCTGTTAGACAATTCTGGTTCATGCCTGTCCGCAATGTTGTTTCATGGACTACTATGATCTCTGGTTTTGCTCAGAATGGTGATTTTGTATCTGCTGTTGAATTCTTTAGGCAAATGAGAAATATGAATGTGGACATTAATCAGTACACTATCACAAGTGTTCTTATTGCTTGCGCAAATCCTGATGCAGTTAAGGAGGCAATTCAAATTCATTGTTGGATTTTTAAAACTGGGTTCTACTCAGACTCAGTGGTGAAAGCTTCTTTGATCAATTTGTATGCTAAGATTGGAGCAATTGATGCATCTGAGATAGTTTTTCTAGAGAGTGAAGGTATGAAGCACCTGAGTACCTGTGGTACAATGATTTCTGCTTTTGCTCAGCACAAAAGTTCCAAACAGGCCGTTAATTTGTTTCATAGAATGCTCCAGGAGGATGTCAAACCTGATAAGTTCTGTACCACTAGTGTCTTAGGTATTATTGACTCTCTAAATATGGGGAGACAGATCCATACCTATACCATTAAGACTGGGCTAGTTTTTGATGTTTCTGCGGGCAGTTCTCTTTTCACAATGTATTCCAAGTGTGGGAGCTTAGAAGAGTCTTATAATGTCTTTAATCTACTTGAACGCAAAGATACCATTTCATGGGCCTTAATGATTACCGGTTTTGTTCAAAATGGCAGTGCAACTAAAGCCATTTATTGTTTTAGAGAGATGTTATCTGAAGAAATTGTGCCTAATGAGATGACTTTAACTGCCATTCTCACTGCATGTTCTGCTCTTTGTTTGTTAAGGACTGGGAGAGAAGTACATGGATTCAGTCTTCGGAACTATATGGGCGACCAAGCCTCCGTAGGCAGTGCACTGGTTAGTATGTACTCAAAATGTGGCATTCTAAGCTCTGCAAGGAGAGTGTTTGACATGATTCCCAGAAAGGACCAGTTCATGGGTTCTGCTATGGTTTCTGGGTATGCACAAGGTGGTCACCCTGAGGAGGCAATTCACCTCTTCTGTGATATGCTTGTCGATGGTTTGGTTATTGATGCCTTCACATTGTCAGGCGTCATTGGATGCCTTGCAGATTTAGGTAGATTAGGCATTGGTAGTCAAATTCATGCCCTGGTCATTAAAATGGGTTTTGAGTCTGAAGTATCTGTTGGAAGTTCACTGCTTGTTATGTACTCAAAAATTGGAAGTATTGAGGATTGCCGTAAAGCATTCCAACAAATTAAGGCACCTGACATTATTAGCTGGACAGCCTTGATTGCAAGCTATGCTCGACATGGAAAAGGGACAGAGGCTTTACAAATTTATGAACTCATGAAAGAGTCAGGTACCAACCCTGATTCAGTGACATTTGTTGCTGTTCTATCAGCGTGTAGTCATTGTGGTTTGATTGAAGAAggattctttcatttttcttcaatgAAGAAGGACTATGGAATTGAGCCCGGTTATAGACATTATTCCTGCATGGTGGATCTTCTTGGTCGTGCAGGAAGATTGAAGGATGCTGAAAGCTTTATCACTTCCATGCCAATAACACCTGATGCACTCATATGGGGAACACTACTGGCTTCTTGCAAAGTACACGGTGACGTGGATCTTGCGAAGCTAGCAGCTGAAAAGGTCATGGAGTTGGAGACACATGAAGCAGGAACTTATGTCTCTATGGCAAACATCTGTGCTGACATGGGCCAGTGGGACAATGTTCTGAAGCTCAGAAGTGAAATGGCAGGAACTGAAGTGATAAAGGAACCTGGATGGAGTTCTTTATAA